A genomic window from Osmia bicornis bicornis chromosome 4, iOsmBic2.1, whole genome shotgun sequence includes:
- the LOC123987733 gene encoding uncharacterized protein LOC123987733, which produces MPAIWSSSERPISVRTVWVDGIRHAILSPDDPLINPKLRRRSRVSRNKNYSTEYQQLESRLERLNSCFTNLRMVVGNNLSENKPPPQVYRKLSAPPCPRMSIGTADISTLESPLSINRRIEKTSEEDADSFTARSAFKQESYERTSETNSKSNTTECKQTEGTSDTFWNPLFERVLQWLDLSGRAQSYDYEEDFVGRSPREEERKWSPDKKRFPRLKRECPEEKERITMKNYKLHKQRHLREENRVLENRLPKIKITKERFRENNETMMDPLFYSIDNAKMSLKLYQDQTKNETKAQEKSSTMWSPPERFKLHVMIPNINSKENHTSSQESLIND; this is translated from the coding sequence ATGCCAGCTATATGGTCATCCTCCGAAAGACCAATATCTGTTCGCACTGTCTGGGTAGACGGTATTCGACACGCGATTCTGTCGCCCGACGATCCATTGATTAATCCCAAGTTACGTCGACGTTCCCGTGTGtcaaggaataaaaattactcGACGGAATATCAACAATTGGAATCGAGACTAGAACGTTTGAATAGTTGTTTCACGAATTTACGAATGGTTGTCGGTAACAATCTTTCAGAGAATAAACCTCCTCCTCAGGTGTATCGCAAACTATCCGCACCTCCTTGTCCCAGAATGTCTATCGGTACCGCTGACATTAGTACGTTAGAATCTCCCTTGAGTATAAATAGAAGAATTGAAAAGACATCCGAAGAAGATGCGGATTCTTTCACCGCTAGATCGGCTTTTAAACAGGAAAGTTACGAAAGAACGTCAGAGACAAATTCTAAATCGAACACAACGGAATGCAAACAGACAGAGGGGACATCCGATACTTTTTGGAATCCATTGTTCGAGAGGGTTCTCCAGTGGCTGGATTTATCCGGAAGGGCGCAAAGCTACGACTACGAGGAGGATTTCGTCGGAAGATCGCCTCGGGAAGAGGAACGAAAATGGAGCCCGGATAAGAAGAGATTTCCACGCTTGAAACGCGAATGTCCCGAGGAAAAGGAACGAATaacgatgaaaaattataaattgcaTAAACAACGTCATTTGAGAGAAGAGAACAGGGTGTTGGAGAACCGCTTGCCGAAAATAAAGATAACGAAAGAAAGATTTCGAGAAAACAACGAAACAATGATGGATCCTCTATTCTACTCGATAGATAATGCAAAGATGTCTTTAAAATTGTACCAAGATCAAACGAAGAACGAAACAAAAGCACAGGAAAAATCATCAACCATGTGGTCTCCTCCTGAACGCTTTAAACTACACGTAATGATACCGAACATTAATTCCAAGGAGAATCACACGTCTTCTCAAGAATCATTGATCAACGactaa